Proteins co-encoded in one uncultured Draconibacterium sp. genomic window:
- a CDS encoding DUF3810 domain-containing protein, giving the protein MYSLITYIKSKRIRIEAKINFSSFDFVLYLYLKKLKINQKYKWLIFPALAAITFIITLLLRQQPEVAEKCYAQGIYPYIASLLSTISSLFPFSLDDIFYTVLILTPAVLFIRILTKRIKWKAAGKFLLNILASVYILFYVLWGFNYFRSPLPERLGIKDRNPDTEEFVQFIRQYVAELNQLHCDFDTINKAETNRIIEETYQKLAPVLQFEYPMGKRPDKKITFSSFYAKSGITGYFGPFFNEVHVNKKVLPIEYPFVLAHEKAHQLGVTSEAEANFYSWLVCTHSSSQQIRYSAKLFISFHFFRQARGLEDYKNLVAEISPEVQADIDRISEHWKKLRNATMDKTASKLNDAYLKHNNIKSGIKDYTGVVDHVMNFSLDSAFQQRYDLLPR; this is encoded by the coding sequence ATGTATTCTTTAATTACTTATATTAAATCAAAAAGAATACGAATTGAGGCAAAAATAAACTTTAGTTCTTTTGATTTTGTCTTGTATCTTTACCTGAAAAAATTGAAAATAAATCAGAAATATAAATGGTTGATTTTTCCGGCATTAGCTGCGATTACCTTTATAATTACTCTTCTACTGCGGCAGCAACCTGAAGTTGCAGAGAAATGCTATGCACAAGGAATTTATCCATATATTGCTTCACTACTATCAACCATTTCTTCCCTTTTTCCCTTTTCGCTTGACGATATTTTTTACACCGTTTTGATTTTAACACCTGCAGTTTTGTTTATCAGGATTCTAACAAAACGAATAAAATGGAAAGCTGCCGGGAAGTTTTTACTCAACATCCTTGCCTCAGTATATATTTTGTTTTATGTGTTATGGGGATTCAACTATTTCCGCTCGCCTTTACCCGAACGGCTTGGAATAAAAGACCGGAACCCCGATACGGAAGAATTTGTGCAATTTATTCGCCAATATGTTGCCGAGCTAAACCAATTGCATTGCGATTTTGACACTATTAACAAAGCTGAAACCAACCGCATAATTGAAGAAACATACCAAAAACTGGCACCGGTTTTACAGTTCGAATATCCAATGGGCAAGCGCCCCGATAAAAAAATTACTTTCAGCAGTTTTTATGCAAAATCAGGAATCACCGGTTATTTCGGGCCGTTTTTTAACGAAGTTCATGTAAACAAAAAAGTTTTACCCATAGAATATCCATTTGTTTTGGCGCACGAAAAAGCGCATCAGCTTGGTGTTACCAGCGAGGCCGAAGCCAACTTTTACTCGTGGCTGGTTTGCACACACAGTTCGTCGCAACAAATTCGGTATTCAGCTAAATTGTTTATTTCATTTCATTTTTTCAGGCAAGCCCGGGGCTTGGAAGATTATAAAAATCTTGTTGCTGAAATCTCGCCCGAAGTGCAGGCTGATATCGACAGAATAAGCGAACACTGGAAGAAGCTGCGCAATGCAACCATGGACAAAACGGCTTCGAAACTTAACGATGCGTATTTAAAACACAACAACATAAAATCAGGGATAAAAGATTACACCGGCGTGGTTGACCATGTTATGAACTTTTCGTTAGATTCAGCTTTTCAGCAACGATATGATCTTCTGCCCCGTTAA
- a CDS encoding dipeptidase, whose product MITARIFLLIVGGLLAGLNGFCEGKDGKAMEVHKRVITIDTHCDTPMALLEGDLDVGVANKAPGSRVDFPRMEEGGLDAIFFAAFTSQRERNDENTQKAYELANEMIEKTYEVCKKYNNMAEVATTPEDVVRLEKEGKRAIYIGMENGFPLGQELDRVEEFYNKGVRYITLCHSSNNDVCDSSTDKNGPEFNGLSPFGKKVVKEMNRLGMMIDVSHISDKSFYDVVELSRVPVIASHSSVRAIAHHKRNMTDDMIKALAKNGGVIQICLLDDYIKDPDTTTVRYQKEQELRKVFNTSFAKMSDEEQAEVRRQWRELDEKYPKQLPTVADCVDHIDHLKKLVGIDYVGIGSDFDGGGGLADCADVSQMPNITAEMLKRGYTEEEIAKVWGGNFLRVFAKVIENKQ is encoded by the coding sequence ATGATTACGGCACGCATTTTTTTGCTAATAGTTGGGGGACTGTTGGCAGGTTTAAATGGATTTTGTGAAGGTAAAGATGGAAAAGCAATGGAAGTGCATAAACGTGTAATAACAATTGATACACATTGTGATACGCCAATGGCACTGCTGGAAGGCGATTTGGATGTTGGAGTCGCAAACAAAGCGCCGGGAAGCCGGGTTGATTTTCCGAGGATGGAAGAAGGCGGATTGGATGCCATATTTTTTGCCGCATTTACCAGCCAGCGGGAACGCAATGATGAGAATACACAGAAAGCCTACGAATTGGCTAACGAGATGATTGAGAAAACATACGAAGTTTGCAAAAAGTACAATAATATGGCTGAAGTGGCAACTACACCTGAAGATGTTGTTCGGCTGGAGAAGGAGGGAAAACGTGCTATTTACATTGGAATGGAAAATGGTTTCCCTTTAGGTCAGGAACTCGACAGGGTAGAAGAATTTTACAATAAGGGTGTTCGTTACATTACGCTTTGTCACTCGTCGAATAACGATGTTTGCGATTCCTCAACCGATAAAAACGGACCGGAATTCAACGGTTTGAGTCCATTCGGAAAGAAGGTTGTAAAAGAAATGAATCGGCTGGGAATGATGATCGATGTTTCGCATATTTCTGATAAATCGTTTTACGATGTGGTAGAACTGAGTAGAGTGCCGGTTATTGCTTCGCACTCGAGTGTGCGTGCGATAGCTCATCATAAGCGAAACATGACCGATGATATGATAAAAGCGCTGGCTAAAAATGGTGGTGTAATTCAAATTTGTTTACTCGACGACTACATTAAAGACCCTGATACTACCACTGTTCGCTATCAAAAAGAACAAGAACTACGTAAAGTGTTTAATACAAGCTTTGCAAAGATGAGTGATGAAGAACAGGCAGAAGTGCGGAGGCAGTGGCGGGAACTGGATGAGAAATATCCAAAGCAGTTACCAACCGTTGCTGATTGTGTGGATCATATCGATCATCTAAAAAAACTGGTTGGGATTGATTATGTGGGTATTGGGTCGGATTTTGATGGCGGAGGCGGATTGGCCGATTGTGCCGATGTTAGCCAAATGCCTAACATTACAGCCGAAATGCTAAAGCGTGGTTATACCGAAGAGGAGATTGCCAAAGTTTGGGGTGGGAATTTTTTACGCGTTTTTGCTAAAGTGATTGAGAATAAGCAATAG
- a CDS encoding HYR domain-containing protein: METNSAECVNAISLPETIFPNLVVSEGMSSSNFPENSVSLSPLLYPHDIIRETDENACTAYIQTGLNIDDSKHILKSLSWEMTGACRDRSAKSGINQIGAYLFNKGSTVITYSGISVNNDPITYKFTVTVVDNQVPRLVSSPGHITVRNLPEECYANVSWTEPSATDNCVAQDQLIFTSNYNSGQQFPVGSTLVEYRISDGVNTAVHNFTVTVMDTEAPELVAPPVLESECGKPIPDAFTTWAQFEQAGGSASDNCSVNYGSFRYVGQTSSGITCPYIVTRTYSISDNDGNVSEVKHVIQVTGEGMAYEAKAESTEPEVLLEPGAETQAEILFSKTDVSCKGSRTGAVDLTVNGASGTLSYVWSTQNGSGIVQGAEDQSTLSDGDYTVMVYEDGVRLLSFDFSILVSDNQVPVLNAPENIQRTCGQAIPAAYSTWSEFANAGGTVSDNCQIYYSTFRLASETQSNPDCPYTITRTYEIMDVNGNRGFAEHLITVEEAEVVLKSGMGTAAVITSTATGGDWDLGSSWVGGVVPLPTDDVEIVSGATITLTDDRTVVNITNNGTLLIGDNNLQVDGDLVNDGTLTVGAGTITSYGNWTNNGSFNAGTGTVEFTGSTNAIISGTSATTFNNFILDKGADVTTDLAVQSDITITDLTFDSGVLDIENGTTDIADIANPNNRIPSSSGLRVSGGRLTTGYYSIINEGLIEVTSGAAVLGTGSGNSVHTQVDGAFIVSGGTVDIAGRLENTAGGTLSGYPSGINISGGIITLATAGNNESGTGSLDVTTNGAFNFTGGTVIFENPSTAGTALDLGLVDGTGNGAKTITNGIFQFGNNNTPIGSIFHIDSEIKIPNIVTYSGSALFLAMPADGASSVECIDQATEPTPPEVTDNCGYVITPTGPLTGGSFNGCAETKTYTYTYEDCDGSTHDWVYAYNIDDNTAPVFDAITPFSSLCSSSTLDTDIQSWLNGVTATDNCGNVSITNDYDVANSPATGCGHITITFTATDECTNSIQVTQTITINDDTNPTASNLPLVTVQCASEIPVPDPDIITDEADNCTANPVVAHVSDVSDGKTCPELIRRTYRVADDCGNEIFVMQTFAVDDKIAPVINDAIAETTEEGCSINDVSAPVTTVAGLETLGLSISDNCTDKASLTVSSNDVASGTCPLIITRTYTIADACGNETTYDQVINMVENTPPVLSGTPGDDEIGVLCDVPPDPPELYTEVTATDNCDTDVEITFEETSTQKFDNSYESVVYTITRTWTATDDCGNSTSETQTINMLCEYCFNLKDDDGDGLIDENDPKCPCSTPSYKLDCNANQFYYIPPVWQMDTAYSDTRYTDPSSLVISTPYGTANVTVRTADNSFSGTYTVTQGAAQIIPLTHSIVQTPNNNTIESDRGLIVESDQLIQVVYRLTATNNKLLVTIKGEQALGQWFRAGSQTNVCGDPNTGKRENHFISVMAVEDNTNITFDFTTDMKGLGNTDSITLNAGETYLMIDDDNNKTVSGSLIVADKPIAVMSGSQHSRQCNGDGRDGGVDQLVPTCVVGSNYVVSRGADDDDTSPSNYAVVVGITSNTDITIDGVDLDTTIGPGQYYTYNMPGPDYSNHYIQTSNPAYVYQFGSLQNNGEIGMAVAGPIDGCRRGDRYIDFYKFPDVNVNNTTFIIPNTGLSSFTLNGNSYTTYAAAQSIPGLSDWSTVTFGEDDLELSNVAESDEYFIAYQFVGDGNGGTMGYLTSFKDKLDVFHPETGEKTYEYFAGNVCGGQPVVHTIDASSCSAEKYISTLVGSEHTEGYKIYPNSLTFEYTPEDGFTGEDNITVILADGSGLAQPVCISFYVCGEPPTIIDCPQDIETTVNAGDCLTSSIDIGTPTATGGCSATDVLVITNDAPSQFPIGTTVVTWTVSDSCNNQSTCQQTIIVKDSEPPTFSAHPFEDCVDPLHWAAFNASTNSVDYTPNFPSADYYLLQSGDTDLDIDMSTYSDNCCTTTDSYSIRWEIDFDQDGNLPGLPNISGSGQPSEYGSIHLWGDGVNFQSRIHDITYWITDCNGNESDPVKTTITITPRPEILKQ, encoded by the coding sequence ATGGAGACGAATTCGGCAGAATGTGTCAATGCTATTTCTTTGCCTGAAACGATCTTTCCAAATCTTGTGGTTTCCGAAGGCATGTCATCTTCTAATTTTCCTGAAAATAGTGTGAGTTTGTCCCCGTTGTTGTATCCACACGATATTATTCGCGAAACAGATGAAAATGCTTGTACGGCTTATATTCAAACAGGATTAAATATTGACGATTCGAAGCACATTTTAAAGTCATTAAGCTGGGAAATGACAGGTGCATGTAGAGATAGGTCTGCCAAATCGGGCATAAATCAGATAGGAGCATATCTTTTCAATAAAGGATCGACAGTGATTACTTATAGCGGTATTTCTGTCAATAACGACCCCATTACATATAAATTTACGGTAACAGTTGTCGATAATCAGGTTCCACGGCTAGTTAGTTCGCCCGGACATATAACAGTTAGGAACCTGCCTGAAGAATGTTATGCAAATGTAAGTTGGACCGAACCTTCTGCTACCGATAATTGTGTAGCTCAGGATCAATTGATTTTTACCAGTAATTACAATTCGGGTCAGCAGTTTCCTGTTGGTTCAACCCTGGTTGAATATCGAATTAGCGATGGCGTAAATACGGCTGTTCATAATTTTACTGTAACCGTTATGGATACTGAAGCTCCTGAACTTGTTGCACCACCAGTTTTGGAAAGCGAATGTGGAAAGCCAATACCGGATGCTTTTACAACCTGGGCGCAATTTGAGCAGGCAGGCGGAAGTGCGAGTGATAACTGTTCGGTAAACTACGGAAGTTTTAGATACGTGGGCCAAACCAGCAGCGGTATAACCTGCCCCTACATCGTAACCCGTACCTATAGTATTTCGGATAATGATGGTAACGTATCTGAAGTTAAGCATGTAATTCAGGTAACAGGAGAAGGAATGGCTTATGAAGCCAAAGCTGAATCCACCGAACCAGAAGTCCTTTTAGAACCGGGAGCAGAGACTCAGGCCGAGATCTTGTTCTCAAAAACAGATGTTAGTTGTAAAGGAAGCAGAACCGGGGCGGTTGACCTGACTGTAAATGGTGCGTCAGGAACATTGAGTTATGTGTGGTCAACGCAAAACGGAAGTGGCATTGTACAGGGGGCTGAAGATCAAAGTACCTTAAGCGATGGAGATTATACCGTAATGGTTTACGAGGATGGTGTTCGTTTATTGTCCTTCGATTTCAGCATTTTGGTATCCGATAATCAGGTACCGGTGTTAAATGCACCTGAAAATATTCAACGAACTTGCGGACAAGCTATCCCGGCTGCTTATAGCACCTGGTCTGAATTCGCAAATGCAGGAGGTACAGTTAGCGATAACTGTCAGATTTATTATTCAACTTTCCGCCTGGCTTCCGAAACGCAAAGTAATCCGGATTGCCCTTATACAATTACCCGAACTTATGAGATTATGGATGTAAATGGAAACCGAGGTTTTGCAGAGCATTTAATAACTGTTGAGGAAGCAGAGGTTGTTTTGAAATCGGGGATGGGAACGGCAGCAGTAATAACATCCACTGCAACAGGAGGTGACTGGGATCTTGGCAGTTCTTGGGTGGGAGGAGTAGTTCCTTTACCGACTGATGATGTTGAAATTGTCTCAGGAGCAACGATTACACTTACTGATGATCGTACTGTTGTGAATATTACAAATAATGGAACGCTCTTAATTGGAGATAACAATCTTCAGGTAGATGGAGATCTTGTAAACGATGGCACATTAACTGTTGGAGCCGGAACAATAACCAGCTATGGCAATTGGACCAACAACGGGAGTTTTAACGCAGGAACCGGAACGGTTGAATTTACAGGTTCTACAAATGCTATCATCAGCGGAACTTCAGCGACTACTTTCAACAACTTTATTTTGGATAAGGGGGCAGATGTTACAACAGATTTGGCTGTTCAAAGTGACATTACAATCACAGATTTGACATTTGATTCAGGAGTCCTGGATATAGAGAATGGGACAACTGACATTGCAGATATTGCAAATCCGAACAATAGGATTCCCTCATCATCTGGATTACGAGTCTCAGGAGGGAGGTTAACAACTGGTTATTATTCAATTATAAATGAAGGATTAATAGAGGTTACATCAGGAGCAGCTGTTTTGGGAACAGGTAGTGGGAATAGCGTACATACCCAGGTTGATGGAGCCTTTATCGTTTCAGGGGGAACGGTTGATATTGCTGGAAGATTAGAGAATACAGCAGGAGGAACATTGTCTGGATATCCATCTGGAATAAATATTTCGGGAGGAATAATAACATTAGCGACTGCTGGAAATAATGAGAGTGGTACTGGGTCTCTTGATGTTACTACTAATGGTGCATTTAATTTCACTGGAGGTACCGTAATTTTTGAAAATCCAAGTACGGCAGGAACAGCCCTTGATTTGGGATTGGTTGATGGAACTGGAAATGGGGCAAAGACGATTACCAATGGGATTTTTCAATTTGGAAATAATAACACACCAATTGGCAGCATCTTTCATATTGATAGTGAAATTAAAATTCCTAATATCGTTACCTATTCCGGGAGTGCATTATTTCTTGCTATGCCCGCTGATGGAGCATCCTCGGTAGAATGTATTGATCAGGCAACAGAACCAACGCCTCCGGAGGTTACAGACAATTGCGGGTACGTGATTACTCCTACAGGACCATTAACTGGCGGGAGTTTTAATGGCTGTGCAGAAACTAAAACTTATACCTATACTTATGAAGATTGCGACGGGAGTACACATGATTGGGTATATGCCTATAATATCGATGATAATACAGCTCCTGTTTTTGATGCAATTACACCATTCTCTTCACTGTGTAGCAGTTCAACTTTGGATACCGACATTCAAAGCTGGTTAAATGGAGTTACAGCAACAGACAACTGTGGAAACGTAAGCATCACAAATGATTATGATGTAGCAAACTCACCTGCTACCGGATGTGGACACATAACAATAACCTTTACGGCTACGGATGAATGTACAAACTCAATCCAGGTAACTCAAACGATAACAATCAACGACGATACTAATCCCACGGCAAGTAATTTACCGTTAGTAACGGTGCAGTGTGCATCCGAAATTCCAGTGCCGGATCCTGATATCATTACTGACGAGGCCGATAATTGTACCGCAAATCCGGTGGTAGCACATGTAAGTGATGTTTCAGATGGGAAAACGTGTCCGGAACTAATTAGACGAACTTATCGGGTGGCAGATGATTGCGGCAATGAAATTTTTGTAATGCAAACATTTGCTGTTGACGATAAAATCGCACCTGTAATAAATGACGCAATTGCTGAGACTACAGAGGAAGGATGCTCTATAAATGATGTCTCGGCACCTGTAACAACAGTTGCCGGGTTAGAAACTTTGGGACTAAGTATTTCCGACAACTGTACCGATAAGGCCTCGCTAACCGTTAGTTCGAATGATGTTGCGAGTGGAACATGTCCGTTGATAATTACGAGAACTTATACAATTGCCGATGCCTGTGGAAACGAAACAACTTATGATCAGGTGATTAATATGGTTGAAAATACTCCACCTGTATTATCCGGTACGCCAGGTGATGATGAGATTGGTGTATTATGCGATGTTCCTCCCGATCCTCCTGAATTATACACAGAAGTTACTGCAACTGATAATTGCGATACTGATGTGGAAATAACTTTTGAAGAAACAAGCACACAAAAATTTGATAACTCTTATGAATCGGTTGTGTATACAATTACCCGAACATGGACAGCTACTGACGATTGTGGTAACAGTACCTCTGAAACGCAAACTATTAACATGTTGTGTGAATATTGTTTTAATTTGAAAGACGATGATGGAGATGGGCTCATTGATGAGAACGACCCTAAATGTCCATGTAGTACACCATCCTATAAACTCGACTGTAATGCTAATCAGTTCTATTATATACCCCCTGTCTGGCAAATGGATACAGCATACTCGGATACAAGATATACAGACCCTTCCAGTTTAGTTATTTCCACTCCTTATGGTACGGCAAATGTTACCGTACGAACAGCGGATAACAGTTTTAGTGGCACTTATACCGTTACTCAGGGAGCTGCTCAGATAATACCACTAACCCATAGTATTGTACAGACACCAAATAATAATACAATAGAATCCGACCGAGGCTTAATTGTTGAATCTGATCAGCTAATACAAGTGGTTTACCGATTGACAGCAACGAATAATAAACTATTGGTTACCATAAAAGGAGAGCAGGCGCTTGGGCAATGGTTTAGAGCAGGTAGTCAGACCAACGTTTGTGGAGATCCAAATACCGGAAAAAGAGAAAACCATTTTATTTCAGTAATGGCTGTGGAAGATAATACCAACATTACCTTCGATTTTACGACTGATATGAAAGGCTTGGGCAATACCGACTCTATAACACTTAATGCTGGAGAAACTTATTTAATGATAGACGATGATAATAATAAAACAGTAAGCGGATCGTTAATTGTAGCCGACAAGCCAATTGCTGTTATGAGTGGTAGTCAGCACTCGCGCCAGTGTAATGGCGATGGACGGGATGGAGGAGTCGATCAGTTAGTTCCAACCTGTGTAGTGGGATCGAACTATGTAGTTTCGCGTGGGGCCGATGATGATGATACAAGCCCATCAAACTACGCGGTTGTTGTTGGAATCACCAGTAACACCGACATAACCATCGATGGTGTTGATCTTGACACAACAATTGGTCCCGGCCAATATTATACTTACAACATGCCAGGGCCTGATTACAGCAACCACTATATTCAAACCAGTAATCCTGCTTATGTTTATCAATTTGGTAGCTTGCAGAATAATGGAGAAATTGGAATGGCTGTTGCTGGTCCGATTGATGGTTGTCGGCGTGGTGACCGTTATATCGATTTTTACAAATTCCCGGATGTAAATGTTAATAATACCACGTTTATTATACCTAATACAGGATTGTCAAGTTTTACCTTAAATGGTAATAGTTATACAACCTATGCAGCGGCACAGTCGATTCCGGGGCTAAGCGATTGGTCTACCGTTACCTTCGGGGAGGATGATCTTGAGCTATCGAATGTTGCTGAATCGGATGAATACTTTATTGCCTATCAGTTTGTTGGAGATGGTAATGGCGGTACCATGGGCTACCTTACTAGTTTTAAAGATAAACTGGACGTTTTCCATCCGGAAACCGGGGAGAAAACATATGAGTATTTTGCCGGAAACGTATGTGGAGGACAGCCGGTTGTGCATACCATTGATGCTTCCAGTTGTTCTGCAGAGAAATATATTAGTACGCTTGTTGGGAGTGAACATACCGAAGGTTATAAAATTTACCCAAACAGCTTAACTTTTGAATACACACCAGAAGATGGATTTACAGGAGAAGACAATATTACCGTAATTCTTGCAGATGGCAGTGGTTTAGCGCAGCCAGTATGTATTAGCTTTTATGTTTGTGGAGAACCGCCAACAATCATTGATTGTCCGCAAGATATTGAAACAACAGTTAATGCAGGAGACTGCCTAACAAGTAGTATTGATATTGGTACGCCAACTGCAACGGGGGGCTGTTCTGCTACCGATGTTTTAGTCATAACCAACGATGCACCTTCGCAGTTTCCTATTGGAACTACTGTTGTAACCTGGACTGTTTCCGACTCTTGTAACAATCAATCTACTTGCCAGCAAACCATAATCGTTAAAGATTCAGAACCTCCCACGTTTAGTGCTCATCCGTTTGAAGATTGTGTAGACCCTTTACATTGGGCAGCTTTTAACGCAAGCACTAATAGTGTTGATTATACCCCTAACTTTCCAAGTGCAGATTATTATTTATTGCAATCAGGCGATACCGATTTGGATATTGACATGTCAACGTATTCTGACAATTGTTGTACAACAACAGATTCCTATTCCATTCGGTGGGAAATTGATTTTGATCAAGATGGTAATCTTCCCGGTTTGCCTAATATTTCAGGAAGCGGGCAGCCGTCGGAATATGGTAGTATTCATCTTTGGGGGGATGGTGTAAACTTTCAGTCGCGAATACATGATATTACCTATTGGATTACTGATTGTAATGGAAACGAAAGCGACCCGGTTAAAACTACTATAACAATTACACCACGACCGGAGATTCTAAAACAATAA
- a CDS encoding type IX secretion system membrane protein PorP/SprF gives MVVLGIFVLLISLRCGAQQDPIFTSYMYNGQIINPAYAGMWEKIGFTTLVRKQWAGINRSPLTEYISFHSPLRNEAVGVGLNIMNDTFGREKRLTVLGDYAYEVYLSRRTRMRMGVKFGFTNYKNPLTEYILYPDGKYDRAFDEDVDLSFLPNFGFGIFIYQDYFYAGFSIPKLIENDLKENFHNYSTSAEVRTIYLNGGYVFPLDPFNYFVFKPTLLVKATWGVPLQIDLAANFMIREKLWLGVLGRTGGAICFTGNWMFSNKFRVGFAMDITTNEIYPYQNGTFEFTFGFDVDFFGRSYLRSRYF, from the coding sequence ATTGTTGTATTAGGGATATTTGTCTTGCTAATATCGCTTAGATGTGGTGCACAACAAGATCCTATTTTTACTTCATATATGTATAATGGTCAGATAATTAATCCGGCCTATGCAGGAATGTGGGAGAAGATAGGTTTTACCACTTTAGTAAGAAAACAGTGGGCAGGGATTAACCGTTCGCCTCTGACTGAATACATTTCATTTCACTCACCTTTACGTAATGAAGCTGTTGGTGTTGGACTCAACATCATGAACGACACATTTGGTCGCGAAAAACGTTTAACCGTTCTAGGCGATTATGCCTACGAAGTGTACCTTTCGCGGCGTACACGTATGCGAATGGGTGTAAAATTCGGTTTTACCAATTATAAAAACCCGCTTACCGAATATATTCTATATCCGGATGGCAAGTACGACAGGGCTTTTGATGAAGATGTAGATTTATCATTTCTACCCAATTTCGGTTTCGGAATATTTATTTATCAGGATTATTTTTATGCAGGATTCTCTATACCAAAGCTTATTGAAAACGATCTGAAAGAGAATTTCCATAACTATTCTACCAGTGCCGAGGTGCGTACCATTTACCTGAACGGTGGTTATGTATTTCCGCTTGATCCTTTTAATTATTTTGTGTTTAAACCCACATTGCTGGTTAAGGCGACCTGGGGTGTGCCACTACAGATTGATTTGGCAGCAAACTTTATGATTCGCGAAAAACTGTGGCTTGGTGTATTAGGGCGTACTGGTGGTGCCATCTGTTTTACCGGCAACTGGATGTTTAGTAACAAGTTTCGGGTGGGATTTGCAATGGACATAACAACAAACGAAATATATCCATATCAGAACGGAACCTTTGAATTTACTTTTGGTTTTGATGTGGACTTTTTTGGACGTAGTTACTTACGATCCAGATATTTTTGA